The Luteitalea sp. DNA segment GCTCTTCATCCTGCCGGCCGTTGCGGCGCGCACACTGATGCCCGAGCTGATGGTTCCGCCCAACTCGCCCCAATACACGTATGCGGCGCTCGCCCTCGAGCTCCTGCCGGCCGGACTGATGGGCCTCATGATTGCGGCCATGTTCTCCGCGACCATGTCGACGTTGAGCGCGGACTACAACGTCATCGCGAGCGTCATCACGGAGGATGTCTACCGCCGCCTGATCGATCCGGAGGCCTCACAGCGCAAGCTGGTGCTCGTCGGACGGATCGCGACGCTCGCCGTGGGCCTGCTCACGATCGCCACCGGCATCATGCTCGTCACCACCGCGCAGCGGGGACTCTTCGAGGTGATGGTCACGGTGTTCGGCCTCTTCGTCGGGCCGATGTTGCTGCCGATGCTCGCGGGCCTCGTGAGCCGGCGGCTGACGTTTCGCGGCGCCGTGGCCGGCATTGCCGCGGGGCTGATCTCGGGCGTGTCGCTCTTCGTCTACAAGACATGGTGGCTGGCCGGGAGGCCCGACATCGACCCGAATTGGCTGCGCTACGACTACGAAGCGATCACCATTCTGACCAACATCGCCGTGACGGCCGGCGCGATGGCGATCGTGAGTGCGCTGGGAAGCGTGAGTCCAGGGGAGCGCCGCCGGATCGCCGACTTCTTCGCGCGCCTCGCCCGGCCGATCGACGAGGACGCACCCGCCGAATCGGTGGGCGGCGAAACGTTCACGCCGCTGATGATCATCGCGCAGGTGACCGCCGGCACGGGCGTGCTCCTGCTGATCGCCGCCGCCGCGCAGTCCGCGGGGGCGGGCCAGCTGATCAACGCGGGCGCGGGCGCGGTCGTGCTGATGATTTCGGCGGGGTGTTATCTGTCCGGCCGCTCCATAGCCGGGAGGACGGTTCGCGCCGTCGATCAGGACTAGACGTTCCATGCGCTGGCTGAATCTTGCGGATGACGGTCGTTGGATCTCCGGCGCGGCGCCCGGCGACGGCGCGGTCGTAGATCTCGCCGAGGCGTGCCGGAGCGCCGGCGATCAGATTGTCTGCGAAATCGATCGCATCGGCGCCTTGCGAACGAAGATTGGGAGGCAGCCGTGATCGCGGTCGATTGGGTCGTGGTTGCGCTGTACTTCGTGTTCATGCTGGCCGTCGGCTTGTATTTCGTGCGGCGGGGCGGCCGGAGCGTGGCGGACTATTTCATCGCCGGCCGCGACCTGCCATGGTGGGTCATCGCGCTGTCGGCCGTTGGCACGTACACGGACGCGGGCCTGGCTCCCGCGGTGACGATGCTGACGTATCAAAACGGGCTCCTCGGCAACGCCGTCTGGTGGATCCCGTACGTCGTCTGGATGCCGCTCGGCGCGGTGCTGTGGTCGAAGTACTGGAGGCGGCTGGGCACCATGACGTCTGCCGAGTTGCTGACGGTGCGATACAGCGGCCGTTTCGCGTCCGGCTACCGCGCCGTCTATGCGTGCTTCATGAGCTTCGGCTTCATCGTCGTCCTCATGGGGTACGTGTCCGCGTGGCTGGGCGCGGCGCTCGGTCCGATCCTGGGATGGGACCCCCTTCATCTGATGCTGGTCGCCGGCCTGATCACGGCTTGCTACACCACCACGTCCGGTCTCTACGGCGTGGCGTATACCGATGCGCTCCAGTTCGGGATCTTCCTGGTTGGCAACATCGTCCTGGTGCCCATCGTGATGGCGCACGCCGGCGGGATGGACGCGATTTACCGGACCGTGGCCTCATCGCGCGGCGAATCGTTCTTCGATCTGAGCCTGCCCACTCCCGGGCTCGACACGTTGACGATCGCGGCGTTCGTCGTGCAGGGACTTTTCTTCGCGGCGTCGCCAACGGGCGGTGAGGGATTCACCGCACAGCGCTTCATGGCTGCGCGCAACGAGCTCCACGCGCAGGTCGGGCAGCTTCTCAACACGATGCTCACCCTGATCGTTCGGGTGATGCCGTTCCTGTTCCTGGGCCTGACCGCCGCTGCGCTCTATCCAGCGGGATCGCTGGCGGAACCAGCCGAGGCGTGGGCTCGCATGGTGGGCGCCTACGCCCCCGCGGGGCTCCTCGGTGTGCTCGTGGCAGGAGTGCTTGCCGCCTACATGTCCACGGTCAGCACGGAGATGAACTGGGGCGCCTCGTACATCGTGAACGATCTGTATCGGCCGGTGCTAAGGCCCGACCGGACCGAGCGTCACTATGTGTGGGCGGGCCGGGTCGGGTCGTTGCTCCTGTTCGCGCTCGCGTTGATCGTCGCGTACTACTTCGTGCAGGGGCTGCGGGCGTGGTTCCTGTTCATCAACTCGGTCGTGTTCGCTTTCATTCTGCCGCTGTCGTGGCTGCGGTTCTTCTGGTGGCGCCTCAACATCTATGGCGAGGCCGCCACGCTCGTGATCGGTCTCCCGCTCAGCTATGTCGTGTGGTTCCCGCTGGGGTTCTCGAACGAGCAGGTGTATCCGTTCTGGAAGGGATTCCTGCTGCTCTTCGGTCTGGGTGCCATGACCAGCATCGTCGTGAGCCTGCTGACGCGGCCAGAGCGCATCGACACGCTGCGAGCTTTCTACGATCGCTGCCGGCCGCCGGGATTCTGGGGACCCGTGGTCGGCGCGCTCTCGACCGGAGAGCGGATTGCCATCCGTCGAGAGACGATGCGCGATCTGATCGACTGCGCGCTCGGCATCGCGTTCGCCACGGCGTGTATCGTCGCCGTCATCGCGCCGCTCGGCAAGCACCTGGCGATCGCCGCGTCGAGCCTGACGATCATGTTCGCCAGCGGCGGCCTGTTCATCGCCCGCTGGGCGCGCCGGGGGGTGTTCCGCGGGCTCGGGGCCTGTCAATCGGGATCGCGTGTGGAGCTGTTGTGAGCCGGCCGCGTCGAATCTGGCACGTGGGAAGCCGGTGCATCCACGGACGTCGACGTGGTCAACGACGCCCAGCCGTTTGCGGAAGCCTAGGAGGCAGTGCACGATGCGATTACGAAGACGGCTCTTCACGTGGCTGACGGGTGCCCTCGTCCTCGTGACCGCCGCCGCGGTGCTGGCCGCCCGTGGGCCAGCCCAGGGCGGCGCGCCGGAGCGACACAGCATTTGGGTGCATCCTCCGGAAGTCGGCCGAACGCCGGCAGCAGTTCGCGCGTTCGTCGAGCAGTGCCGCCGGGCGCACATCGAGACGGTCATCCTGCTCGTGAAGGGGATGAACGGGGAGATTTACTGGCCCAGCCGGCGCTTCGCCGACGCCGTCGTCAAGGGCTACGAGTCGTTCGACCTGCTCCGCGAGCTGCGTGCGGCGGCCCGTCCGCATGGCATCAAGGTGCATGCGTGGCTGGTGGACTTCGTCGAAGGCGTCAACGGCGCCGCGGTGCGTGCCCACCCGGAGTGGGCGCAGCTCAATCCGGCGGGCGGAACGACCGCGACCGAGACACTCGGGACGCGGCGGCGTCCGTACCCCTATATCTGGATGTGTCCGGCGCGCCGGCCGGGATACACGGACCAGTGGCTGCTGCCCATGATCGAGGAGCTCGCCAGGCATCCCGCCGTGGACGGAATCCATCATGACTACGTCCGGTATCCCGGAGACGTGGCCCCCGACAGTTTCTGCTTCTGCGATTACTGTCTCGCACACGTTCCGCGGTACGCGATGCTGGCGTACGAGACACGGCCTGCCGAGCGGTACGACGTCGACGTGCGTCAGGAGCGCGTGGAGGCGAACTGGTGGACGGATCCGACGATGCTGCCACGAACCTACAGCGAGGCGGAGCGACGCGCGCGCGCCGATTTCCTGCTGAACGGTCGGACGATTCCCGGTGGCTCGCCCGACGTGCGCTACTTCTTTTATGACTACCGCGTGCAGCAGATCAACAACTTCGTGCGCGAGGTCCACGAGCTCGTGAAGAGAAGCAATCCGAAGCTCGAGATCTCGGCTGCCGTCTTCAAGAACCCCGTGCAGAGCGCCCGTTTCATCGGCCAGCAATGGCATCGCTGGAACGAGTGGATCGATATCTACACGCCGATGACGTACCGCAGCCACTTCGCCGGCAGCTTCGAGGCCTATTTGGATCATCTCGAAGAAACCACGCGCCGGCAGCTCGAGTGGACGCGGCACGGCCGGCCGCTGGAGGCGGGCATCGCGACGACATACCTGTACCGGGAGGAGCTGCAGCCGTTCGACGACATGAACGATGCAATCGACGCGTTGAGAGATCTGCCGGGAAAGGTAGACGACGCTCGGGTCGTCCAGCGTCAGCTCAATACCGCCGTCTACGTTTTGGAGGGCGCCTCCGGCGACGTCGATGCGGCGCGGCAGGCGATGATGAAGCAGCTGGTCGCCGCCCACGACCGGTTGCAGAAGCGCCTCGCGCCGCTCGCCCC contains these protein-coding regions:
- a CDS encoding sodium/solute symporter (Members of the Solute:Sodium Symporter (SSS), TC 2.A.21 as described in tcdb.org, catalyze solute:Na+ symport. Known solutes for members of the family include sugars, amino acids, nucleosides, inositols, vitamins, urea or anions, depending on the system.); protein product: MPSRLETADHIVIFGYFALLTLIGLYFWRRMRHVRDLFAAGRSVPWWLTGISFYLTGFSAFTFVAYSEMAYRYGLVAITLAWSAAAAMLAGSVFLAARWQRARIISPVEFLEARFSPALRQVLAWTGIPLKVIDDGLKIYATGIFVSVGMGYDLRTSILVSGLVMLLYTFMGGLWAVMVTDYVQFIVLTLGVVVLFPLVVSRLNGFEAMFRGAPADFGAPVGGPITPLYVFAFYLLVMLSYNGNWAYAQRFYSVRDERAARKAGLLATALMIVGPPLFILPAVAARTLMPELMVPPNSPQYTYAALALELLPAGLMGLMIAAMFSATMSTLSADYNVIASVITEDVYRRLIDPEASQRKLVLVGRIATLAVGLLTIATGIMLVTTAQRGLFEVMVTVFGLFVGPMLLPMLAGLVSRRLTFRGAVAGIAAGLISGVSLFVYKTWWLAGRPDIDPNWLRYDYEAITILTNIAVTAGAMAIVSALGSVSPGERRRIADFFARLARPIDEDAPAESVGGETFTPLMIIAQVTAGTGVLLLIAAAAQSAGAGQLINAGAGAVVLMISAGCYLSGRSIAGRTVRAVDQD
- a CDS encoding family 10 glycosylhydrolase, coding for MRLRRRLFTWLTGALVLVTAAAVLAARGPAQGGAPERHSIWVHPPEVGRTPAAVRAFVEQCRRAHIETVILLVKGMNGEIYWPSRRFADAVVKGYESFDLLRELRAAARPHGIKVHAWLVDFVEGVNGAAVRAHPEWAQLNPAGGTTATETLGTRRRPYPYIWMCPARRPGYTDQWLLPMIEELARHPAVDGIHHDYVRYPGDVAPDSFCFCDYCLAHVPRYAMLAYETRPAERYDVDVRQERVEANWWTDPTMLPRTYSEAERRARADFLLNGRTIPGGSPDVRYFFYDYRVQQINNFVREVHELVKRSNPKLEISAAVFKNPVQSARFIGQQWHRWNEWIDIYTPMTYRSHFAGSFEAYLDHLEETTRRQLEWTRHGRPLEAGIATTYLYREELQPFDDMNDAIDALRDLPGKVDDARVVQRQLNTAVYVLEGASGDVDAARQAMMKQLVAAHDRLQKRLAPLAPDVARHLDQLAGSAERATPEQLPAALASLSSALAKVRADLPPGFCPPEKLIRAIDAARRAQPDGIVIFAASSLTREKLWPALEKAFTR